Within Cyprinus carpio isolate SPL01 chromosome A7, ASM1834038v1, whole genome shotgun sequence, the genomic segment TTAGGTTTAAATCAGTAAAACTTCtcatatatttcaattaattcgaaataaaatacattatagtaCGTAAAATTTTGTCCTAGATTTTTGACGTTTTTGGAGTCAATTTTTTCGATGATTAATCATTTTCCGTTTAACTGACAGCACTGAAACTACCATCAAACATGAATAAAGAAGAGGACATGAAGGAAGTAGAACTGAACGAGATGGATCAGGAAAAACAGCCGATGACCGGAGAAACTCCGACAGGCACTGAGAAAAACGGCTGCGTAAAGGTTAAAGTGCCGGAGAACACCGAAGTCAAATTTACGGGCCTCTCCAAAGAGGAGTTAATGAAAGTCGCCGATGCAGCCGGGTAtgtctgtctccctctctgtctgtctgtctgtctgtctgtctgtctgtctgcctgtctgtctgtctctctctctgtctgcctctctgtctgcctgtctgtctgtctgtctgtctgtctgtctgtctgtctgtctgcctctctgtctgtctgtctctctgtctctctgtctgcctgtctgtctgtctgtctgcctctctgtctgcctgtctgtctgcctctctgtctgtctctctgtctgtctgtctgtctgtctgtctgtctgcctgtctgtctgtctgtctgcctgtctgtctgttttctttcttctctgtctgtctgactgactgtctgcctctctctctctgtctgtctgtctgtctgtctgtctgtctgtctgactgtctgcctgcctctctgtctgtctgtctgtctgtctctctctgtctgtctgtgtgtgtgtgtgtctgtctgtctgtctatctgtctgtctgactgactgtctgactgtctgtctctctgtctgtctgtctgtctgtctgtctgccttatttatttttttcctctctgtctgtctgtctgtctgtctgtctgtctgactgtctgcctctctgtctttctgtctgtctgcctctctgtctgtctgactgactgactgactgtctgcttgcctctctgtctgtctgactgtctccctctctgtctgtctgtctgtctgtctgtctgactgtctgcctctctgtctgcctctctgtctgcctgtctgtctgtctgtctgtctgtctgtctgtctgtctgtctgtctgtctgtctccctcactgtctgtctgtctgactgtctgcctctctgtctgtctgcctctctgtctgtctgcctgcctctctgtctgtctgactgtctgtctgcctctctgtctgtctgtctgtctgtctgtctgtctgtctgtctgtctgtctgactgactgactgactgtctgcctgcctctctgtctgtctgtctgtctgtctgtctgtctgtctgtctccctctctgtctgtctgtctccctctctgtctgtctgtctgcctctctgtctgtctgtctctctgtctgcctgtctgtctgtctgtctgcctgtctgtctgtctgtctgcctgtctgtctgtctgtctgtctgtctgtctgtctgtctgtctgtctgtctgtctgcctctctgtctgtctgcctgtatgtctgtctgcctgcatctctgtctccctctctgtctgtctgcctgcctgtctgtctgtctgtctgtctgtctgtctgtctaacatacatttgcatattttctgCAGGTGGGTTCGGACTCGTTGGGTCTTGCTGGTTCTGTTCTGGCTCGGCTGGATTGGCATGTTAGCTGGAGCAATAGTCATCATAGTACAGGCCCCACGCTGTAAACCCATTCCTGAGATGAACTGGTGGAACGAAGGTTTTCTTTACCAGATATCTGATGTTAACACTTTCTCTGAAAATGGACTAAAAGGTGAAAATGTCTCCATTTAATATCTGAGTTATTTGATTATTGCTTATTATTTGtgttaaatcattaaaacaaaaatggaaaaacataaTCTCTCCACTTTATACATATTAAATTTCCAGAGGTTCACAACAGGGGTAAGTCTCTGTATTTAAGCTCTTTGCTATGACAACATTAGGAAAAATGCAAGACTGATGGTGTAGCTAAGCCAAAAACTGACTGACTGTCTTGTGACTCGCTCATGTGAGGAACCGTTTGCTGATCTACGCAAGATTCTGCCCCCTCATCACATGCTGCTTTTCACACCACTTTTGGCTGAGTTTGTAGTTACGATATTGCACAAgtgttcacacactcacacaattaCTATAGAAAATCTACATTATAGATTAAGATTATCGAGTACAGTGACTGTAAACCCTGATATATTCAGTTGTGCATGCACAGTACTGTGGTTAAACAATCAAAGCAGATTAATAATTGAAAGACCGTACTGAAATCTGTGGCTGGAGAAAAAGGAAGCACCTTAACTGATGGTGATCTCTCATTCACATGCTCTTCTTAACTCTTTCGTATTTCATTCTGTCTGTAGGAGTGGAGGAGAAACTGGACTATCTGAACCAGATGAAGGTGAAGGGGCTTGTTTTGGGTCCGATACACACTGTGCAAGCAGACCACTTGAGCACACTGGAACTAACTTCCATTAACCCTGAATTTGGCTCTGAGAGCCAACTGATTTCTCTGCTGGAAAGAGCACATAGAAAAGGTGACCTCATTTGTTTGTTCTTAaggttttcaaaataaaacctcACTTATCCAGTGACCTATTTTGAAATCACAGAACAGGTCACAGGATAGACCTTATCATTAAGCTCCTGTTGCTCTGTTTTAGTAGAAGGCTGTCTGAAATAGCAGTGAGCTGTCAGTTTAACCTCTGACCTCCTGCCTTTTTTCTTATAGTGAATATGtggcattttttgtaacaatttctttatgtataatttgaaatatattaaaacaaaccaaaatatccTACAAAAACGTCTCCTCACAAACCATTTTATGGCACATTGAATAAATTATGCCATTTTAGTGACAGTATAGAGGACTGGCTTGGAACTGATTCACTAGCTCAAACACAGTTGTGTTGGTTTAGCAGGAACATCCCTGTGGTTTCCAGTAAATAAAGCCATGTGCCTTCAAATAAAAGCTTCAAATATGAGGCAAACATTAGCCTTTTGTTTTTGTCAGGAAAGAGAAAATCTATAAAGATCATTTAACAGCCTTCTGGTTTGTTGACTCTTCCCTCTGCCTTTTTCCTTCTTTCTGCTTgttttcctctctccctctcaggAATCTCCATAGTGCTGGATCTAACACCCAATTATAAGGGAGTTTCAGCCTGGTTCAACAATGCTGCTTCTGTTGCTGAGCAACTCAAAGTAAGTGCTGATATATTGACGGTCAGTTAGTcagagaaaagagaaataaagctAGAGATTTATAATATCTCCtgatattagaataaaaaaaagaaaagaaaaaaaataaattactcacattcagcaaggattaacattaaattgatcaaatgtgccaaaattgtaaaaaaaaaaataataataataataataaaataaaaaaaatcaggaaagtGCATCATAGTTTCCGCAACAATATTAAGCCTTACAAACACTTTCAATATTAATGAttataagaaaagtttcttgagtactaaattagcatattagaatgatttctgaaggatcatgtgaaattgaagactggagtaatgcctgatgaaaattcagctttgccattacaggaataaattacatttttaaatatatttaaatagaaaacagctattttaaattgtaatattattttactaggttgctgtttttactttatttttgatcagctAAACACAACTTTGTTTAGAGATTATTTAAATAACTCTAACTTCAGATTTTTTAACTAGTGTAAATGGATGTTGAAAGTTTGTTTTACTATTATgagtaatttaattaatataacaatattttattaatcattacTTAGCCATATAAACAGATTTATTTGTTGCattctctgtttttattataGAAAGCCTGCGTATACTGGCTGAATAATGGGGTGGACGGCATCTTCTTATCTCATCTGAACGACATTGCAAACACAGAAGCCTGGCCATCTCTTCAAGACATATTCAACAAAACTGATGGGACCAAAAAAAGGTATGTGGTCGTAGTTTTGAAGTTTGGTAGTTATTGGAATTTATAAAGAGGGCATTTGTTTAGTAGAAAAGAGACACCTGGTGGCCAGATTTGGgtcacagctaaaaaaaaaagtgaaagtgagtgacatacagccaagtatggttacccatactcagaattcgtgctctgcatttaacccatcttaagtgcccacacacacagcagtgaacacacacacaccgtgaacacacacccggagcagtgggcagccatttatgctgtcatattttcttcatgttcagtgcattgctcaagggcacctcagttgtggtattgccggcccaagactcgaacccacaaccttagggttaggagtcaaactctctaaccattaggccacgacttccccacaactTATAGTGAAAACAAATGGTAGACAGACAGAACTTGATTTCAGGGTACTCAGATGTCTCCATCTCTTTCTCCTCATGACTTCCAGAGCTCTGATGGGATCAGTCACCGGTCTCTCTGTGGATGATGTCTCTCGTCTGCAGAACCTGTCGAGTGTTGACCTGCTCCTGACTGGACTGCCTGATCCGGCAGAGCCTGGCGTAAGACAGGCCCAGGTGATACAGTTACTCTACTCCAATCACCTGCAGACGAGTCTGGGCTGGAGTCTGAGTGGACGGACTCTGGGTTCTCTTGCCTCCAGAACTCCAGCAGTGCCTGTAAGGCTCTATCAAATGCTGCTGTTCACCCTCCCGGGCACACCTGTGTTCAACGCTGGAGATGAGGTCGGACTGAAGGCTGGGGTGAGTAGAGCATGCTGTCTtgtaaattaaagtgaaaattaagatttttataacTTGACATAATTTCACATATACAGGAGAAACCTGAAGCAATGTGGGACTTGGAAAGTCAAGCAGAAGATGACAATGCAACAGCAAAGGTACATTTTCATGATCACATTTTCACATTGCTATATATAGCACTCTAGtaactgcacattttaaaaaacacattctgtttctttcttttgtctttttgactCTGACTGTACAGGAGGAACGTAATGCAGTGCGTGACTTCTTTAAAGCACTCAGTGATCTGAAAGGAAAAGAGAGATCGCTTTTGCATGGAGAATATTTCAGCCTTTACAGTTCATCCACTTCATTAGCATTTCTCCGCCTTTGGGACCAGAGCGAACGCTTCCTGGTAGCCTTAAACTGGGGAAGTGACTCTGTTACCATGACACTGACCAATAGTGACCTGCCCGCTGAGGCTCGAGTCTGTGCTTCCACAGATACAGAGAATCTAGCTTTGCATCGTAAGGTGTCACTAGAGAAGTTAGAGCTAGGGCCGAAACAGGCTGTTCTGTTGTCTTATGCTTTTCCTGGCTAGGCACACGGATATAGACAGTCCTTAATGTCTCAGATGAGTTTCAACACTGTGCACAGGTTTGGTAAGACTTTGTCTTTTGAGTGGAAGAGTTTATAGTTTTAATTGTGTTCTCTAATAGGGATACTTTTAAGTGCACTAAGCTATATGAAAGAGTTGTTACAGTTGATGTATGGGATATAAGTTGACCTCCATACAGAGACATGTAGATCTAAAGCCcctgatataataataaatgaaatggtTACTGAagatatgttttgtgttttttgtgaaacTGAATCCACTTTCTTGCAGTTAATGCTTACAGTATATCAAAACAAAATGGTTCCCTCTtgaataaatatatcataatcttaaagcaggaaaaaaaaaaatgggtaagaGAAACATTGTAACACGTTAAGTGTTAAAATAGCTAAATACAAGACTTCgtgtttaaaaacagtaaataaaatctacaaaatacaatataatatacaaaaagaatCTTCTATGCATgcaaacatttaacacaaaattacAATATCATTCAAATGATTTGGATGACTAAagagttatttattaatttttttttttttttaaagaaattagtacttttattcagtaagtatAAAATCAaagcattaaatcaatcaaaagtgaaaAGACTAGCATTATAAAGACTTACATTGTTCTAtaaattctaatttatattttaaataaacgttgctcttttaaaagttttattcatCCAAGAATCGCGAAGAAATGTGTCATGTTTCTCACAAAAAGATGGTGGAAAGGCTTGAGGTGGTTAGTCCATTCACAAACTGCCACTAGAGggcacttttgttatttttaaatgttcgtAAAACTTaggaaaatggttattttaaaaaactgttcagTAATAAGTTCtgtgaggaacacacacacacacacacacacacacagttcttaCAGTACTTCACAGAAAAATAGTGGCCAGCATTGGAATGAAGGGCAATTCTGCATCTTCTTAAACAACACAATCCTACTGGCTCCTCAAGCCTTCAACAGTAACAAAAAACACACTTggggaaaaaatacagtaaaaccatctGCTTGAGGTCTGtcatattttctttattctttatattcCTTTGAAAGAGGTTCTGTAGAGCAGGATCAGACAGGCTTAAGGTCCACTCAGACCCCTGCAGGGCATCTGTGAACCCTCATGCAGAGCGCAGAGAAAACAAACCACACTCCTCagactcttcctcttcctcttagCTGGTATTGTTCATCTTAAACTGAGGGAAGAAGACAGAATAGCATGCAGGGACGATgtgtctttgagaatgttttgaGAGCTGTACAGTTGTGTCGGTTAACCTTCCTGTAACAGGATAAAAAAAACAGCTCTGCGTCTGTTTCTATCTTGGGTGTTAAGCGCATTGAAAGCAAGTAATTGTGAGAATAGGTTTCTGTGACTTATTCTGTGACATAGTAGGTAATCTACAGTCACTGTAATTACTATAAAATTGCTTTTCAATGGACATtctggggcagtcgtggcctaatggttagagagtctgacttgggttgtgggttcaagtctcaggtctggcaggaattgtcagtagggggagtgaataaccagtgctctcttccaccctcaataccacgactgaggtgagacccttgagcaaggcactgtacccccaactgctcccctagTGCTGCAGCACGTGGCTGCACACtgcttgtgtgtgttcactactgtgtgcgcacgtggatgggttaaatgcagagcacaaattccgggtatgggtcaccatacttgcctgcatgtcacttcactttcattttgTCTAAATATAGCCTGAATACTCCATGAATGTATATTCATACTCTTTATACAGTGtatcctttatatatataaaaactgtgcCGATttgtaaaaatacaacattttcttTCTTAAGGACCAATGAAAATACTTAGATTTTATGCATATATGACATGTGCATGAACTCTCTGCTGTTACTCCTCCAGTGCTGTATGTATGTCGAGTGTAAGAGGCAGGAACAGATGAAGTCATCTTCATAAAAGTGAACTGAACACCAAACTGTGCCCTGTGTTCTGCCTGAAAACACAAACGATGGCTCGCCTCAACTCTGTACAAGAACTGTGTTCTTTATGTAGCAGTTATTGTCACCTTACTAGGTTTACAATCTCTCTCTATTTTGCTTCTTtgtactgtttaaaaaataaaaaaataaaaaaagcaacctATAATTAATAACTATCTAATAATGccctaaacataaaaatgttgcGTGATGGCTGTGTGAAGGTCACTGTCTCAGAGAATGCTGAAGCAAAATATACTGGCCTCTCCAaagatgaattaattaaaatggcCAGTGCAGCTGGGTAGGCAACCTACATGactatgtaattaaaatgaaacatttgacaGTCTGCCTGTCTGATATAGATTTGCATATTTTCTACACATGGGTTTGGACTCGTATGGCTTTGCTGGTTTTGTTCTGGCATGTTAGCTGGAGCAATAGTCATCATAGTACAGCCCCCACGCTGTAAACCCATTCCTGAGATGAACTGGTGGAACGAAGGTTTTCTGTACCAGATATCTGATGTGAATGCCTTCTCTGAAAAGAGACTGAAAGGTAATTGGGAATTTTTTTCCCACACCAGTTTGTTATTTGAATAACAATTATAAAgcctttttagatttttttttttttttttttttttagatcaatagccttgtttttcagtattttaccGAACCACAAACTGCACATACTGTGTACACACGGGGTAGCCAAAACATTTGTTGAACTTTTCAATTCTTATATATCAACactatataaaaagtattacagtATAGTCATTGCAGATTAGTTGTCATAATGGTCATAAAGTGAAAACAGGCTGAGGGTTCATGATGGTATCAATGCAATaacttctctttctctcattctctgtaGGAGTGGAGGAAAAGCTGGACTATATGACCCAGATGAAGGTGAAGGGCCTTGTTCTGGGTCCGGTACACACTGTGCAATCAGACCAGCTGGATAAACTAAATCTGGTTTTAATTAAACTTGAAGTAGGCACTGAGAATGATCTGGAATCTCTGCTGTGCCAAGCACAAAAAaaggtgacctttgaccctgaaTGGCCTTTTACCCAAGAGTACCTTATTAAATCTGACTGCCAATGAAGGCTTGCTAATATGTCAAAGGGCTGTACATTGTAATTATCCTCCATACCTACATCCAAAACAGACCTCTAAACATTGAAATCATTttatctttgctttttttttttatctctctatGCATAATATTCTTGAAAGTATGCCTAAAGAAGAGAATTATGAGTTTCACCTTTGACCTCTGTAGAGgctgaatttattattttaattttcggAAAGACATTATAGTAGCATTATATTAGCCAAAACGGTgtcctgaagatttttttttttttttttagaagatgaGGGATTTCATAAATGAAATGAGATTAACACTACAATTCAAATATTAAGCATGTGCCAACTTAATATAAAACATCATTGTATTTCCCCACCCCTTCTTTTTCCCTGCTCTCTCTCagtttctctttgtgttttttgctCTGTCTTTCACAGGTATCTTAATAGTGCTGAATTTAACACCCAACTGTTAAAATGCTTCATTCTGGTTCAACAATGTTACAGCTTTCGCTGAGAAAATCACACTAAGTGCTGATAAGAAAGAGGAAATTGTAAAGATACGCCTATTTTTGTGGACAGTGAATATGGGTAGATGAAAAGATAGTTGAGAAAGAAAGCATTAAAGAGCCAAACAAGTCAGATCATATCTCTTATCTTAGAAAAACAGCAGATTTAAGATATTAGAATTACATGTATAtagaagtatatatttttttttatataataatacatataatttatataataccaattcatatattttttaactatttttatttatttattttttaggaagCATGTACATactggttgaaaaaaaaaggatttgttgGTATTTTCTTGCCTGACCTGGGAGACATCATAAAAAACAGACTCTTGTCCATCTATACAAGCTATATTCAACAAAAGTGACCAGACCAAaaaagtgtatgtgtctgtaatcTAAATAGTGATTTCCTATTCTGCTGATTTGTTTACACCTGCTGGCCAGATGGGGTATTGAGCACTGCTGCTTGCTCACTCTACTTGGGCCAAATGTCTTTCCACTTTCTGTTTTCTTTAGCTTTCAAGAACCAATGATCTTTTCAGCTTTCACCTTTTTTTCAGAACCTCTCGCTTTCTCCTCATGATTTTCAGAGCTCTAATGGGATCAGTCACCGGTCTCTCTCATGCTGAACCGCTCAGGCGTTGACCTGCTCCTGACTGGACTGCCTGATATGGCGGAGGCCAGTGAAAGACAGGCCCAGGTGATAAAGAACCACCACTTCAGTCACCTGCAGAGGAGTCTGGGCTGGTGTCTGAGTGGACGGACTCTGGGTTCTCTTGCTTCCAGAACTCCAGTAGTACCTGTAAGGCTCTATAAAATACCACGGTTCACCCTCCCGGTCACACCTGTGTCCAGCTCTGGAGATGAGGTTGGACTGAAGGCTGGGGTGAGTAGAGCATAAATAAATGGGTAGCTGAATCAGTGTTTGGTTGCaaaattctgaattaaaaaatGGGCTCCCTTTAAATTCATTAgttggaatttgaattgaatgGGTTACACTCCACAGATTgtgactgaattaaaaataactggAGGAGAATTTAGCTTACTAAACGtgattcaaagaaattcaacacaTAAAATGCATTCTGGTAACTTAGTGTTTTTggttcacaaaaaaaagttatgcaataACTTTttgataatcatattttaatacaattaaatatgatgaaatatatcaGCTACATATTTTCATATGCAAATTCATATGCAAAttttcatatctatctatctttttgtctgtctgtccatatTTAAGGCCAAAGCATGTTCTAATATTGCAATGAAAAGGAAGTAGCTGGtcttttcttttatgttgtgACTTAAGAATGACAAGGTCAAAAAAATGCACAGGTAAATTGTTCATAGTTACATtaataagatgcatttagaaaattcCAATTCATGTCaacttcaaatatttttaaacatttattctagGCTTTGTCCAGTAAatattccaagtttttttttttttaagtttttgattttaattatgctTTCTTGTAAATGCGAATTTCAGTtctcaattttaaattatttttaaacttttaaacctcaatttaaattcattttaatttcacagactgaattggaatttaaaatccATTCTTAATTTAATTCTTAATGACTCACAACCCTGTTGAAAGAGGGATTGGATAAATACAGATTGCTTTcatatattagtatttatgtCTTGTAAGTTTATTGATACTATGTATTTAAGTTTAGTCTGTTTCAAGAGTTGCTTAGACCAGGTCATAGAaaagaatacattaaaaaataaaaataaaatcaagttgCCTTTAAGCCAAATGTGCTATATTCAGGAAGGTATAAAAATACTTAGTCTTCAACCTATTGCTACTCTGCTATGACTTTATAAAATAGTCAAAAACTTTGTAGTTGTAAATGTGCTATATAGCCACCTGGATTGTGTTATGAATTGCCATCTGACACATTTCTTAATGCATAAAATCAAGCCTGTGTAGCTAAAAGCATTAGAAGCGAGTAGCTTTGAGGCCTCaggcttatatttatatttagcgaAGTTACCAGATTATTTCTACAACACTGATGACTTAAGATTCCTCCTTTACAGGAAAAACCTCAAATAATGTGGGACTTGGAATACCCAGTAATAGAGAACAATGCAACAGCAAAGGTACATTTTGATTATTCACATGATTATTCATAACAAGTAGATATGATCTCATCACTGTactaattacaaatttaaatccAGCACACTGCATCTTGCTCTCTCCATCTTCTACTCATTCAGACTCTGCAGGAGGAACATATCGCACTTCGTAACTTCTTCAAAACGCTCACTCATCTGAGGGGAAAAGAGCCATCGTTTCTGCACGGAGAATATGTCAGCCTTTTCAGTTCACCCACTTCATTAGCATTTGTCCGCCTCTGGGATCAGAACGAACGCTTCCTTACTGCCATGAACTGGGGAAATGTCCCTGTAACTATGAACCTCACTTACAGAGACCTGCCGACATAAGCTCAGGTTCACCTCACCACAGATGCTGTGAATCAAGCCGTGGATAGCATCTCCTTAGAGAAGTTTCAGCTTGGGCCCAAACAGGCTGTTCTGTTGTCTTATCCTTATGCTGGTTAGACACACATATGCAGATCCTCACATATCGTCTCAGAGTTTGTTTTTCTATGAGGTctcataaaataatgtctttttgcTCTGTGAAgtttaagtctaaatatttaaaatcttaaagtgatttaaaaataactttttttcagtCGTGTTTATTCAATTTGACTTCTCTTATCTACTAATAAAGTTGAATAAAAAGGTTTTCCATGTCTGCTTTCAGTGCAAAGACGTGTTTATATAAAATCAccttaaaaataattcaatttaactACAAAATCTGATAAATGTTTACTTGTCCTTTTTTACATCTGTGTATTTTAGAATGAAAAAACTTGACGTTGTGCACACAATATATAATTGTTGTGTGCTTGTGTCTTGGCTCTATGCCATTTGTCGTTAATTCTCAGGGCAGGAAAAGGAAGACTCTAAAGTCAacaggtgtgtgtatatgtgtcatGTGCGATCGTGATATGTACTATATAAAACTCTATTACTTCCTGCACACTTTTGcttgtaaaaaagtaaaatttcttCCAGCACCTAAATGCAGAATGGGGTCACCATGACAGTTCATAAATCTAGTTCTTCAGTTAAGAAATAAGTAACATTATGGCTCATAATCACAACGTTTGATTTATACACAGTAATTAAAATATTCTAgacactcagtttttttttttttttttaagtcaggaTGTGCACTACTGCACATGGGGGAAAGTGTTAAGTTATAACATCGAGATTTGCTAATTGTATATTTTACCTGATGtcccatttgttttttgttttttttgtttgtttatttaatgacaGTCTAATGTTTATTGATGTAAGGTCATCTTAATTCTCATTTATTTACCTTTTGTTTCTGCAGGTcccatataatattttttttcggCAAAAAGCCGTATTCTGGACTTGAATCTCTGTGTTAACGTGAATGAGACAGAAAGAGATCGATCTTAGAAATCTTTATCTAATTCTGATTGTGAACTTTCCCAGATATAAGTGGTGGTGAGGGCTGTTTGTTTGCATGTCCTCCCacagacaaaagaaaaatgttgtaatACAGAAAAGTTAAAAATCCAATGGTAGAGCAAAATGAATTTATTGTATTAGGTTGTAGTGATAAACCATCAGAATATACCCTTTTataccctttaaaataaaattaataaattttctaATTTCTGTTCATTATAAAAGAGCAATTATTTATAGTGTCAATAAAAATAATCC encodes:
- the LOC109093027 gene encoding 4F2 cell-surface antigen heavy chain-like; protein product: MNKEEDMKEVELNEMDQEKQPMTGETPTGTEKNGCVKVKVPENTEVKFTGLSKEELMKVADAAGWVRTRWVLLVLFWLGWIGMLAGAIVIIVQAPRCKPIPEMNWWNEGFLYQISDVNTFSENGLKGVEEKLDYLNQMKVKGLVLGPIHTVQADHLSTLELTSINPEFGSESQLISLLERAHRKGISIVLDLTPNYKGVSAWFNNAASVAEQLKKACVYWLNNGVDGIFLSHLNDIANTEAWPSLQDIFNKTDGTKKRALMGSVTGLSVDDVSRLQNLSSVDLLLTGLPDPAEPGVRQAQVIQLLYSNHLQTSLGWSLSGRTLGSLASRTPAVPVRLYQMLLFTLPGTPVFNAGDEVGLKAGEKPEAMWDLESQAEDDNATAKEERNAVRDFFKALSDLKGKERSLLHGEYFSLYSSSTSLAFLRLWDQSERFLVALNWGSDSVTMTLTNSDLPAEARVCASTDTENLALHRKVSLEKLELGPKQAVLLSYAFPG
- the LOC109093025 gene encoding 4F2 cell-surface antigen heavy chain-like, coding for MLNRSGVDLLLTGLPDMAEASERQAQVIKNHHFSHLQRSLGWCLSGRTLGSLASRTPVVPVRLYKIPRFTLPVTPVSSSGDEVGLKAGEKPQIMWDLEYPVIENNATAKTLQEEHIALRNFFKTLTHLRGKEPSFLHGEYVSLFSSPTSLAFVRLWDQNERFLTAMNWGNVPVTMNLTYRDLPT